The Bacteroidota bacterium genome includes the window CGGGTGGCGGATAAACAAGTATATCAATTGGTCTTTCTTAGATGCTTCTAAGAACTTTTGTTTGGTTACAATAGGAAATGAACCAATGCTGGATGAGTAAAGTTTTGAATTGTGTTGGTGATGATAATCGTGCGACCTGCGCCAAACGCTAACGGGTGCCAACATATGGAAGCCAAAAAATGTAAACATTACTTTGGCGATAAATGAATCGTGCAGAATGGTATTGTGCAGGTAATCGTGATAGATAATAAAAGCTCTGGCAAGTATTAGTCCCGATAATGTGCCAAAAAACAACTGTATGGCCCAATGTGAGGGATAAATGCCTGCTACATACGAAGCAGTTAACAATGAAAAAGTTGATACTGTGTGGACCCAGCTTTGTTTTCGGTCTTCTTTAGCGTATTTTTTGGTGGCCAGTATTAGGTCGTTACCAATCTTCATTCTATAAATTTGTTGCAAATATATTGTAAATCAGTTAGTTCTTTTGTGTTTCCAGCGACGGTGCGTCCACAGCCATATCTCAGGATTTTCAATAATATCCTTTTCTAAGCGTTTTGTGTGCAATTCCGAAATTTCATTTTCACTGGTAAGCTCCGGTTTCTCAACCAGCAGTTCACACTCCATGGTATATTTTCCGCGTTTAGGCCGCTTAATCGAAAGATAAATTACCGGGTACTTAAACTTTTGGGCAATCTTTTCAGTACCGGGAAACACAGGTGTATCTTGGTTCAAAAAAGTGGTCCAATAAGCACCGCTGGGTTGTGGAGTTTGATCGGCAATAAAAGCCGTAGCCGTCAACTCTCCCCTGTCTCTTACCATTCCCCTCAGCACTTCGCTCATGGCATACAGACGGTTGCCCAACCTAGTACGCATATGAACGATAAGATTGTTAAAATTCTTATTACTCAACGGATGGTAAATAACATACAAACGATGGTAGGGAAGCAATGAAAACCTTGCTCCGCCAAGCTCCCAGTTTCCTAAGTGCCCCATTACAATAATTACACTCTGCTTTTGGTTGCTGTACTTTTCAAACAACGAAGGGTCGTCAAAAGATATGTGTTTGCGCAACGCCTTCTCGCCAATGGTAAGTGTTTTAAGTGTTTCAACTATCAAATCGCAGAAAAACGCATAAAACTTATACATAATGGCCTTTAACTCCGCCTCACTTTTCTCAGGAAATGAGTTTTTGAGATTCTGGTACACTACCTTCTTTCGGTAGCCCGTAACCCTGTACACCACAAAAAATAAGAAATCTGAAATACCGTATAATGCCCAAAAAGGCAATAGCGAAAGCAGGTATAACACCGGAAGAAAAATGTAATATACTACGGCACCCATTGCACAAAAAAAATATTATTCAACAACTTTGCAAAATACTATTGCCCCTGGCACAAAACTACTCTTATATTTAACAACTTACGTAAGCCCATGAATATACGTCATAAATCACTGTTTATAAGCCTTTCAGCTCTTTTGTTGGCCGCCTGTGCAGCTCCCAGAACCATTAACCAATCAGGTAAAGTTACTCCAAAAGGAAACGTAGTTGCCGGTATGTCGTACACGGCCAATATACCCACACGTACAATTGGATTAATGGCCGACGTACTTGAGCAAAATGTAAAAGACCTTGCCAACAAAGACAGTATAACGCTTGATGAGAACTTTTACCGCATAAATAAAGCCGCTACGGCCTTTGCTGTTGACCCTTTTGGCAGTGGTTACGATTTTTACTTGCGCGCCGGTATAGCTAACCGCTTTGAGTTGGGTTACAAAAGGGCAGGAAAAGCAAACGCATTTACAGGACAGTATCAGTTTTTAGGACCTACCGGACAGATTGGCGAAAAACAAGAAGACAGGGTATATGGGAGCATTGCTTTGCAGTACTCGTGGCAAAACTATGAACTACCCAGTTTTTTTAGTGAATTGCAAAGCCGTTTGGGCTATAAGTTTAAACGCAGCGACATACTGCTTCCTGTAATCTTTAGCGTATCGTTTGGTAACGAAGAGGAGTACGGCAGTCTTTCCTTTGGGGCAGCTATGGCCTATAGCCGCATTGTGTACACCACTTTGCCCGACAAGATTTTTGACGATAACAACAAACCCGTATTTGGCACCAGAAATACCGAAAGTTTTTTATCATTTGGCGGATTTGCAAATGCTAAAATAGGATACAAGTATGTGTAC containing:
- a CDS encoding lysophospholipid acyltransferase family protein; protein product: MGAVVYYIFLPVLYLLSLLPFWALYGISDFLFFVVYRVTGYRKKVVYQNLKNSFPEKSEAELKAIMYKFYAFFCDLIVETLKTLTIGEKALRKHISFDDPSLFEKYSNQKQSVIIVMGHLGNWELGGARFSLLPYHRLYVIYHPLSNKNFNNLIVHMRTRLGNRLYAMSEVLRGMVRDRGELTATAFIADQTPQPSGAYWTTFLNQDTPVFPGTEKIAQKFKYPVIYLSIKRPKRGKYTMECELLVEKPELTSENEISELHTKRLEKDIIENPEIWLWTHRRWKHKRTN